A stretch of DNA from Candidatus Eisenbacteria bacterium:
ATTCCCTGCACCCCGAGGTAGGCAGTCCTGTTCTCCTCCGGCGCTGTCGCGAGAACAAGGTTGAAGCTCGCGAGGGCGAATCCGGGCCAGAAGAGACCCGTCAGGCACGCGTCGATCCAGATCGGCGCGAGGTGGCCGGGAGCGGCGAACAGCCACAACAAGGGAAGGAATGAGACGCCGGCGATGTTGAAGACCAGGACGGGGCGATTCCCCACGCGGTCGATGATTCTCCCCCAGAGCGGAAGGCTGACGAGATTGAGGATGCCCGCGAGGATCGAGTAGGCGGCCATCGATGAGAAGCTCATCTTCAGGTTCTTGATCATCTGGGCGGCGAAGAAGGGGCTCGCCATGCCCGTGGCGCTCGACCAGAGGATCGTGAAGGCGAGCAGGCGGCGGTAGATGCGATTCTCGAACGGCTTGCGGAGCGTGGCGAGGAGCGGAATCGGACGCTCTCCCCGCAGCGGCGGCTCCCACTGCCGGGTGAGCGTGAGGGCGGCCAGGGCCGCGACGAAGGCGGCGGCCGCGAAGAGCCAGGCGAGGCCGCTCGCGTCCTCTCCGCGCGCGACGAATCGATCGTAGATCCGACCCGTCGCGAAGGTCGCGAGCATGACGACCGTCCCGATGATCGTGTTCCGCAATCCGAAGTAACGCCCCCGCTGCTCGATCGGGACGAGATCGCTCATCCACGAGAGCCATCCGGTCGCCGAGAGGTTCACGAGGGAGTTGCCGACGAAGACGACGGCGAGGAAAAGACCGAGCCGCATCGAGGGGTGAATCGGCAGGAAGGGGAGGAGACAGAGAAGACACCAGAGCGCTCTTCCTCCTCCCGAGCAGACGACGGAGAGCGGCTTGCGGCGGCCCAGGCGCCCGACGACTTGGGCTCCGACCACCGATCCGACGGTCGCGACGGCCGCGAGGGCGGAGAGCAGGCCGAGCTGGAAGTCGTTCGATCCGAGCATGAGCGCGTAGGCTGTGAGCAGAGTCCCGCTCGTGATCGTGGTATGGATGCCGGCAAGGGAGCCTTCCAGGATCGAGATCCGCTGACTCAGGACAGGTTCGCCGCGGGGCGGAGCGGAAGAAGAGGAGATCGCCGCGTCGGACGGCGGAGCCTCGGCGGGGTCCTGCGCGCCACCTCCCGGCGTCGTCACGCTACTCTATCCGGTCGATCCCCAAGCGCTTGCACGCCTTCTCGACCCCCGGGAAG
This window harbors:
- a CDS encoding MFS transporter codes for the protein MTTPGGGAQDPAEAPPSDAAISSSSAPPRGEPVLSQRISILEGSLAGIHTTITSGTLLTAYALMLGSNDFQLGLLSALAAVATVGSVVGAQVVGRLGRRKPLSVVCSGGGRALWCLLCLLPFLPIHPSMRLGLFLAVVFVGNSLVNLSATGWLSWMSDLVPIEQRGRYFGLRNTIIGTVVMLATFATGRIYDRFVARGEDASGLAWLFAAAAFVAALAALTLTRQWEPPLRGERPIPLLATLRKPFENRIYRRLLAFTILWSSATGMASPFFAAQMIKNLKMSFSSMAAYSILAGILNLVSLPLWGRIIDRVGNRPVLVFNIAGVSFLPLLWLFAAPGHLAPIWIDACLTGLFWPGFALASFNLVLATAPEENRTAYLGVQGMAVGLSTFLASLLGGAVAQGIRSFSFEGHGLSLANFHLLFILSALLRISLLPVALTLREERAGTVRALLGLVGDEISQRLPRSWQTWGAVLRRNDKPQGGHDRSR